In Acidovorax sp. GBBC 1281, a single window of DNA contains:
- a CDS encoding type IV pilus modification PilV family protein, whose amino-acid sequence MLELLVAFAIMALSLGMLYRAMGSSARSVADVDRYQRAVVLAESLLALRDAIPEQGLNQSGESAGYQWRITTAPYATEFKGPAIPPLHELNIVISWSDGVRLRNFELSTLRPQRKPPEPGRG is encoded by the coding sequence TTGCTGGAGTTGCTGGTGGCCTTCGCCATCATGGCGTTGTCGCTCGGCATGCTTTACCGCGCCATGGGCAGCAGCGCGCGCAGCGTTGCGGACGTGGATCGGTATCAACGCGCAGTGGTGCTGGCCGAGTCGCTGCTTGCTCTGCGCGATGCCATACCCGAACAGGGCTTGAACCAGTCGGGTGAGTCCGCCGGCTACCAGTGGCGCATCACCACGGCGCCCTATGCGACGGAGTTCAAAGGACCGGCCATTCCGCCTTTGCACGAGTTGAACATCGTCATCTCCTGGTCGGACGGTGTGCGCCTGCGCAACTTCGAATTGAGTACCTTGCGGCCACAGCGCAAGCCGCCCGAGCCGGGGCGTGGATGA